In Gambusia affinis linkage group LG08, SWU_Gaff_1.0, whole genome shotgun sequence, a single window of DNA contains:
- the parp16 gene encoding protein mono-ADP-ribosyltransferase PARP16 isoform X2 — MQPPLPPEAVRELVSSCLHRDPVAADLRCSLFVAAAQSYKRDSLLRPFPPRYLSGDIKDFEGLLADVNSLPGVRDLVRLRSREGDHHLGLVHWILSSKSFAVKTLQKDEYAKLCKLTENEGVSAPVPDFLFELEYPDHFNTRFEKTREGREVFYAFHGSRLENFHSIIHNGLHCHLNKNSVFGEGTYLTSDLSMAVLYSPHSSGWRESILGPQLSCVALCEIIDHPDVKCQVKKKDSDAIDKQRSRAKNSEGGDVPQKYFIVTNNQLLRVKYLLLYSQGKHLARHSRNRSWLLRHHFAIMMSLYLLLLIFIGAFNSASFVSFWNRLFR, encoded by the exons ATGCAGCCACCTCTGCCACCTGAGGCTGTCAGAGAGCTGGTGAGCTCCTGTCTGCACAGAGACCCCGTAGCAGCGGACCTTCGCTGCAGCCTGTTTGTGGCTGCTGCACAGAGCTACAAGAGGGACTCGTTGCTCAGACCCTTCCCTCCTCGCTACTTAAGTGGTGACATTAAGGACTTTGAGGGCCTG ttGGCAGATGTGAACTCCCTGCCTGGTGTGAGAGATTTGGTGCGGTTAAGGTCCAGAGAAGGAGATCATCATCTGGGCCTCGTACACTGGATTCTTTCCTCGAAAAGCTTTGCTGTGAAGACGCTGCAAAAAGATGAG TACGCCAAACTCTGCAAGCTGACAGAAAACGAGGGGGTTTCTGCACCGGTACCAGACTTCCTGTTTGAGCTGGAGTACCCTGATCACTTTAACACCCGGTTTGAGAAGACGAGAGAAGGACGAGAAGTTTTCTACGCATTCCACGGGAGCCGCTTGGAGAATTTTCATTCAATCATTCACAACGGGCTGCACTGTCACCTCAACAAG AACTCTGTGTTTGGAGAGGGGACGTACCTCACCAGCGACCTCAGCATGGCCGTCCTCTACAGTCCCCACAGCAGCGGCTGGCGTGAGAGCATCCTGGGTCCTCAGCTCAGCTGTGTTGCCTTATGTGAAATCATCGATCATCCAGACGTTAAATGCCAAGTGAAGAAAAAAG ATTCTGATGCCATCGACAAGCAGCGCTCACGAGCCAAGAACAGCGAAGGGGGCGACGTTCCGCAGAAATACTTTATAGTCACCAACAATCAGCTTCTACGAGTCAAGTACCTGCTTCTGTACTCTCAGGGGAAACACCTGGCCAG GCATTCCCGCAACAGGTCGTGGCTCCTCAGACACCATTTTGCCATCATGATGAGTCTCTATCTCCTGCTCCTCATTTTCATCGGTGCCTTTAACTCCGCCTCGTTCGTATCTTTCTGGAACAGACTATTCAGGTGA
- the parp16 gene encoding protein mono-ADP-ribosyltransferase PARP16 isoform X1, giving the protein MSSLKFEVLGMQPPLPPEAVRELVSSCLHRDPVAADLRCSLFVAAAQSYKRDSLLRPFPPRYLSGDIKDFEGLLADVNSLPGVRDLVRLRSREGDHHLGLVHWILSSKSFAVKTLQKDEYAKLCKLTENEGVSAPVPDFLFELEYPDHFNTRFEKTREGREVFYAFHGSRLENFHSIIHNGLHCHLNKNSVFGEGTYLTSDLSMAVLYSPHSSGWRESILGPQLSCVALCEIIDHPDVKCQVKKKDSDAIDKQRSRAKNSEGGDVPQKYFIVTNNQLLRVKYLLLYSQGKHLARHSRNRSWLLRHHFAIMMSLYLLLLIFIGAFNSASFVSFWNRLFR; this is encoded by the exons GAAG tgCTGGGAATGCAGCCACCTCTGCCACCTGAGGCTGTCAGAGAGCTGGTGAGCTCCTGTCTGCACAGAGACCCCGTAGCAGCGGACCTTCGCTGCAGCCTGTTTGTGGCTGCTGCACAGAGCTACAAGAGGGACTCGTTGCTCAGACCCTTCCCTCCTCGCTACTTAAGTGGTGACATTAAGGACTTTGAGGGCCTG ttGGCAGATGTGAACTCCCTGCCTGGTGTGAGAGATTTGGTGCGGTTAAGGTCCAGAGAAGGAGATCATCATCTGGGCCTCGTACACTGGATTCTTTCCTCGAAAAGCTTTGCTGTGAAGACGCTGCAAAAAGATGAG TACGCCAAACTCTGCAAGCTGACAGAAAACGAGGGGGTTTCTGCACCGGTACCAGACTTCCTGTTTGAGCTGGAGTACCCTGATCACTTTAACACCCGGTTTGAGAAGACGAGAGAAGGACGAGAAGTTTTCTACGCATTCCACGGGAGCCGCTTGGAGAATTTTCATTCAATCATTCACAACGGGCTGCACTGTCACCTCAACAAG AACTCTGTGTTTGGAGAGGGGACGTACCTCACCAGCGACCTCAGCATGGCCGTCCTCTACAGTCCCCACAGCAGCGGCTGGCGTGAGAGCATCCTGGGTCCTCAGCTCAGCTGTGTTGCCTTATGTGAAATCATCGATCATCCAGACGTTAAATGCCAAGTGAAGAAAAAAG ATTCTGATGCCATCGACAAGCAGCGCTCACGAGCCAAGAACAGCGAAGGGGGCGACGTTCCGCAGAAATACTTTATAGTCACCAACAATCAGCTTCTACGAGTCAAGTACCTGCTTCTGTACTCTCAGGGGAAACACCTGGCCAG GCATTCCCGCAACAGGTCGTGGCTCCTCAGACACCATTTTGCCATCATGATGAGTCTCTATCTCCTGCTCCTCATTTTCATCGGTGCCTTTAACTCCGCCTCGTTCGTATCTTTCTGGAACAGACTATTCAGGTGA